The DNA sequence ACAAGGTgtaccatgatatcaaagaacgaTGATGGGGGAAAGCACATCTCCAACTGGGTCAATGTCTCGGCAGCAAATTTCTATAGGGACTCTAACTCATCACGGACAATTACCTTCTTAGATATCTTATTAAAGAAGTAGCACAACCATGTGATTGCCATATTTAAGAACACTAGATTTATAGCCCTGATGGTGATAGGAAGAAAAGTGgtcagcatgacatgacaatcatgtgagttgtagttggtgagtgtaaggtctttcatcgACACAAGACTCCTTATGTTGGAGCAGAAATCAAATGGAACTTTTAAattcttcaaccacacacacattgCATGTTTCTCCTCTCTATTCAGGTTGTAGCTTGTTGTCGGTAGCTGGTACTTCCCATTCTCTAGGAGTATAGGGTGAACTCTTTCTGATCTTTAAATGTTGCATGTCCAAACGTGAATTGagaccttcctttgtcttgctcTTTATGTCTAGCAAGGTTCCAATTATGCTTTCAAACACATTCTTCTGAacatgcataccatcgatcgcatgTCGTACGTCTAAGTCTTTCCAGTACGATAAGTACttgaagaaaatggacttcttcttgaatgtgtcCCCTTCATTTGCCTTCACAACCTTTCTTGGTTTCCCATCTTTGGTCTTCTTTCCAAAAACAAGCTTCACATTCTCAACTATCTTGTACACTCTATGCCCTTTACTACAACCTGATGGAGAAGTAGATTTTGATTCGCCAATATTGTCGAAGTACTTATTCATCTTTTGTAAGCGGTACTTATGGCCTATTGGTAGCCATCTtctatgcctcatgtacactatcttatTAGATGCAGGAAGAGAcaacctttcccttgaactgACCTGATAATGagaagagagcagggtaatcattAATTATGACAATAATAAGTGCTCTCAGTGTGAATGTCTCTTTGCGGAACGCATAGATCATGTCCACATCTACTTCCCATAGTGTTTGCATgtcttgcattaagggctcTAGGAATACATCCACACcaactccaggttgtgtaggtccagAAATAAGAATGGTTAGCAAAAGATATTTTCTCTGTTGACACAAATATGAAGGAAGGTTGTATATTATCAGGATCATCGGCCATGTGCTGTGCGTGCTGCTCCTTTcgccaaatggattcattccatcagtACTCAGTGCAAACCTTACATTCCATGGATCGATAGCAAAGTCCAGATATTTCTTATCGAAATCTGTCCATTGCTTTGCTTCGGCTAGATGtcgtaactttccatcatctttCCTTTCATCAGAAGCATGCGAGGTCATAAGTTCTGCGTCTTCAAGGTTTGCAAACAAACACCTCAAATGATCAACCACCGGGAGATACCACATCACCAAAGTAGGAATTCTTCTCAATGCATAATAGTCCACTTCTTCATTGCTACTAGGCTTTGAGTGTTTGTCTTGTTGAGTCTTTGTTTGGGTCTTCTTTCGCTTCCTCCCTGTAGAAACAGAGGCTCGATTCTCTTCCTCCTGATAATCTTTGTTCATCTTGTACCTACTGGCACCACAGTTTGGACAACTGTCTAAGTCTTTATACTAATCACCCCGATATAgaatacaatgatttctacatgtGTGGATCTTCTCAACAGCTATCGTAAGTGGACAgactagcttctttgcatagtatgtgttagcaggcactttgttctCCTTAGGAAGAAGGTCTCCAAGTACACACAAGAAATCATTGAAGCTAGCATCAGACCAACCATGTCCAACCTTCATTGTCAAGAACTAAAGAGCGGCATGTAATGTCGACCAATGTTTGGTACAACCTTTTGACTCATCGTACAAAGTGTCCTATGATGTCTTCTTCAATGCTTCCATTCCCTTCATGAAGAATATTGATGGATCTGCACAACGGTTCATTATTGCCTCTAAGAAATCTGCATCTTCAACAATATCTATGTTAGCATGTTGAGTTTCATTGACATCAGACGTAGCATTATGAGTTTGATTGACATCTGGCACAACATGATGGGTTTCATTGACATCTGGCATAGCATGATATTCATTGAGAGGTGGCATTGGACCCTCCACATTGATGTTAGTTGCAGTGTTATCAGTTGTCCGCATATAAGGTGCAGAACTACCCTCACCAtgttttgtccaaatcaagtagtcCTCCATAAATCCTGTGCAAACCAGGTGGAAAGTGATTGGTTCTACATTGTCAAATACCATAATATTTTTGCGGTCTGTGCATGGAcaatgttgggcattcttaacgtcattaccaaaagtagacatagttttctaattctaataacggcaccaaaaatgccgaacctatccctcatgtcacttaagccaagttgtcatccccagcatgacatgagagacatggtattgaaatatgcaattgctcttgtgaatgaataataaatgagatctgtaagcgcacagattaatatcgatgttgtattttaaccgggaagtattccaggtatcgttatttatatttttaccactgggaagggattgctaatcatcaatgttgattatggaatggaatatagaattgagtttctatcattgcatgtataatagagagcattatctatctctttcatacagggataaatgtcacataaaatatagataaagtatgaatggtgacaaagataattaatctgatcagcataactagccacatataataatgataagcacctcaacagatattctagcaagtcattagcatggaattaggatgaactataagaatatttcctaagttattgttaactataaagtctagcatatcatagttagtgcaattatacttggcaatcattgcgagatacgactacgcccatgcatagtgatattatcaaggaagttGAGAaacataacaatcactcccctttaataatgttgctctgcctgccctatacacgagagggagactatataagaatcaatggagctgtcaccaccatgaactaccccacgatctggcatatagggtacaatcgcagataaatacggtataagcaccacgcctacacaatacttatcatttacccactgtacacatggataaacgctatacgatcctaaacatgtatataattccaatctaactaagcaaagaatataactatgataaactaagaacaatataattgcaaatataaacaagtggagcaaagtcataatcaatatattgaagtagaacaaagtcatattcataatattgaagaacaatgatgaacaattgaagaacagtagaggaattaccaagaatccttttgaacagatccggaaaccaatcgaagattgactccttcaagttctaatcctatgtagctatgctaaactagagatctattgatgtggtggctctatggCTTGATCAGACACTACAAAAAATGCATGATTTTTTTGACATATTTAGTATGACAATAGACCGTGATGTCATTATATCATCCAGATTATGACATTCTGTAATAGGCATTTTGACCTAGTGACATAAAAAAGCTGGATGTCATAATAAATGTCACAGAACTATTATAATTCCATACTATGACAATATTCACTATGTCATGAGGCCTAATTTATAAATGTCAAAAAAATTAACATAGGTTGGgtgttaaaaaatatttttagaaatatttaaaatactctTGTCCATGTTGGCATGTCTAATTTCCACGtgggtatttttttcttttttccctaTTTTTTCTCAACCTAATTTCTATTGCTTTTGATTTGGGCCACACGCCTGTGCTTGGTCGGCCCACCCGTGCGCTCTCACAACAACTTCAAACAACATTTCAGAGCGGTAAATGATTtcagataaaaaaaattatgaacataaaagttgtagaactgATCAAGATATACaccttttattttgatcatttgttTATCCAATAAAGTGATAGTAACATTGTTCACAAAATTTAtgtatctctcttatagtttataaAACCATACGAGAGATAtgtaaaatttactcctttaaAGTTTTGTTTGAAGTAGTCagtttttgaaattcaaattttgaattgttCAAATAAAGTCACATGAAAAAGATGACAAAAAAGCTTATAGACCTAGAAAAGTTATAGAAGTTttaagttgacaactttttcatttgagagcATTTAAATTTGTATTTTCATAGTTAACTAGAAATAAAACAAAGAATGAATTAAAGATTGgaacaaaaaaaagagaataGTCAAGACCTAGCCCAATAGGACACACAACCTAAATCAGACCTGACTCATCTTGAACCGTCTGATTAAATTGACGACCAAGATCCACCAGACTTCCTCTCACCCACGCCGCGCCCACCCAGGCTTCCTCTCACCCAACGCCCGAGCCCTCGCCCCTCTCCTATTGTGCGAGGATTCCTCTCCTCTCCCATGGATGGACGCTAGGTcagggcgccgccgccggccaccaGGCCATGCCAGGCCGTCGGTAGTCCTAGCTCAGTTTCTCTCCCCCCACGCACGACTCCagctcctcctcttccttcgCTTCCCCCACGCGCCTCCCCAAGCTCGAAACCCTAGCTCCGGCCGCCAACTGCGCGGCGGCGATGGCTACTGTTGTGGCGCTCCGGCCAAGGATGAGACGGGGTGACGCCTTCACGGCCCTAGAGGAAGCGGTCTCCGCTGCTCGTGGGCGCACTCCGACACCCTCTTCCACCAAGGCCAAGGATTTATCGGTGCGTTGTTCTTCTTTGGTAGTTTCAGAATGCTGTTAAGATTTCAATTCTCTCAATGTGCCTTCAGTCCAGCTAAGGAGTTGGGATCTGTTCTAGCAAGTACCAATTGATGTGACTAACAAATAGTAtgtattttcatatatattttgtTTATTTCTGTATACCACTAGGCTCTGTTCATGTTCTGCATCTTCTTGTTTGAATTAGTTTCATCAATCTGTGGGGAAATAATGCAGTTTGTTTGCTCAGTGtggggtttgggggaaataatcAGGTTGATGCAGTGGCTAATCAAGATGTGTCTGCACTGCAGCTATGCAAACTTATTTGCCTGATTTCTCTGAAATTCCCATTATATTTGTTTCAATATATGCAGCCTTGGATGTAGTCTGTTATGCTATTAGAGGCTTGCTCAATATATACCTTTGACTATTTGTTTCACATGTTATACAGGTGAACATTCCTAAGACCAAGAAGACCTACTGCAAGAACAATGAGTGCTGGAAGCACACTCTGCACAAGGTGACTCAATGCAAGAAGGGTGACGATAGCCTATCAGCACAAGGTGACTCTGCTAACTTTCTAAATCTTTGTACTCCGTCGCAAGCTCATTATAGTTCATTTTCACTGGAGAGTTCATTTTCTTTAACTGAACATACAAAATTGTTTACACAATTCTTGTTTGATGACTATTAGCTAGTGATCATATTCACTTCTTGCAGCTTAGTGGCTTTGAAATTCCATTACAGAAATAGAATTACAATACTTGGAGGAAACCTAAGAGCACACAAATCATTTTAGTGAGTTTACATCTACTAGtatttggattttttttattttgactcATAATTATTGTTGTTCTATATAACCTGCTGATGCTTCTGTGAGTTTACATCAATATTTGGGCTGTCCTAGTGATAATACTGCTGGGTGCTATTTTTATATTCATTGACAGTAGATTTGCATACTAGTTAGTATATACCGTTGCATCTTCTTTTTATTTGGCATTGAACTCTAATTAAGTCAGAGATCCGATTGCTTCTGAGGGGTTGTTACTTTAGAAAACATATTTTAGTTTTATTTGGTACTTACATATGGCTATGGTACTTATATGATACATTTGTGGTCTGATTAAGTTAAGCATTCAAAACTGTATGAGCATGCATAGAAATAATTTCCTAGATACATGGACCAATCACCACTATGTATGCTATGCACCTCTAGACTTGACAACTACCTCCTGTTTTATAGAAATTGAGCAAAATGACATTTCTTACATTTATGTCTTTAATTAACTATTTGTTGTATTGTTGTAGCCTGGAAGCAGTTGGCCTACATTGAGCTGAGAGGAAAGGAAGTAGCTAGAAGGTGGATACTCTATGTAATTACTTACTGTGAAGTGTAATGTGATGTGTGAACTAATCTGTGTACTTGAAGTGTGAACTATCTGTACTGCTGTGAAATGTACCATGAAACATGGGATTCATGAATGTACACCGTggatctatttttttatttctgtAAATTGTTATCAGAGACGCGTTTTGGCTATATGTGTCACTGCTATCTTCACAAAAGTGACGTGCCCTTTCCACGTCACTAATGACCCTCTGGACGTGTCACTAATATGCTTTTCTGGCATAGTTATTATGACAAATAACCAATGTCATACCTTATGACAAAGAATATACAGATGTCACATGATCCATTTATGACAGTGATTTTTTGACGTATTGTTTTTTGTCAACTAATTGTCACAACTCTTATATTGTGACATTATTTTCATATGTAATGACATAAATAgaaagtcaaaaaatcacagGATTCTTGTAgtgagaggcttcttctcccgagatggattaatgaattagggtttcttcGGGTCCTCTCCTccgggggccagggggtctgcttatatagtccctccaaatgaatgtgggccgtcggatcaaaccaacattcatcgcacggttttccttaatcccttaggtcggtggagcatgatccgcaagGTGGAGTCTGATTGGCtctgaggccagggcgggcgccctgcccctgggcccgatcggcctcctacTCGttaccgtggcttctggactcttctagatgttggataatggcgatgtacgttaatatctctatataaacccgacgtgtgggcctttcctctatatttcttgataacccttgcagaaatagacaaacaccaaaactcgtggaattctgtcacataaaaccctaagtctgggtgttggttgcatttggatccttttctttgtttagttgttgattatatttgatacttaaggaccgtcaacaaactcccccaagcttacctcttgctagtccccgagcaaggatagacttagtgacggatcagaagttgctgtaatgcctttaaaagttgacggtacacatggttTCAAATgaagtctcatctctgagttagagtaaactgtcaagacttaaaacttactcattttacctttcaccatgggacttgtaaccgtcacttctgtcttgagcagttaaaagatagaacggtctagtcaagcgccatgtctcttattcttgatcacctATAGCTATGGAGTTTTTacagattttaaaataaaactcagagattccttgtatgactctctcagatctctcttttgtggtatttatggatccttaccaaggcagtgatggtatatgccttctctcaaagtatgtagtatttgtcgTATAagacatagtgacattgccttctctctcatcctactctaataaagcttttgatatctggagctcataggtgggagataaagtatacatacttacaagacatttattgcatagtcaaactatggatccagaggaacaagtcaataagtcaaatcaagatgtgcatgtgtggcgaatgaatggtgtatggtgatgatggtgataacaatggtgaaagtctaattttacttgtgctcttttgaggggatacatatctttcttgctcttttgaaactttttgaggagaatgagatgctctatattttctttttctttcctctcaggtgggtatcttgtacccctaattctactatcggacacttgtccatttttacctctcctctcactttttcttttctttcgaggttccgtgcacttgtccctttttatttcctcgtatcctttctttttttagagcaatcatctcatgaaataatatagcaagtggtagtaaccaagataactcgagcatttatttcatagggaaaaacagaaataggagaatgtttttggctattc is a window from the Sorghum bicolor cultivar BTx623 chromosome 5, Sorghum_bicolor_NCBIv3, whole genome shotgun sequence genome containing:
- the LOC8064805 gene encoding uncharacterized protein LOC8064805; protein product: MATVVALRPRMRRGDAFTALEEAVSAARGRTPTPSSTKAKDLSVNIPKTKKTYCKNNECWKHTLHKVTQCKKGDDSLSAQAWKQLAYIELRGKEVARRWILYVITYCEV